In a single window of the Mesorhizobium shangrilense genome:
- a CDS encoding MarR family winged helix-turn-helix transcriptional regulator — protein sequence MNDDKLDLETFLPYRLNRLADAVSRAFAQTYRDRYGLTRPEWRTLATLGQFGTVTATAIGAHSAMHKTKVSRAVAELERRMWLKRQADAGDRRVEHLTLTAAGRRAYREMVPIAKGFDAGLLQAMNLDDKSSALHIFERLEAALHIHRGSTSD from the coding sequence ATGAACGACGACAAACTCGACCTCGAAACATTTTTGCCCTACCGGCTGAACCGGCTCGCCGATGCAGTCAGCCGCGCGTTCGCGCAAACCTACCGCGACCGCTATGGCCTTACGCGACCGGAATGGCGCACGCTCGCCACCCTGGGCCAGTTCGGCACGGTGACGGCCACCGCAATCGGCGCACATTCGGCAATGCACAAGACGAAGGTCAGCCGCGCTGTCGCGGAACTGGAACGACGGATGTGGCTGAAGCGGCAGGCGGATGCCGGTGACCGCCGCGTGGAACACCTGACCCTCACCGCCGCCGGACGGCGCGCCTATCGCGAGATGGTGCCCATTGCGAAAGGCTTCGATGCCGGACTGCTGCAGGCGATGAACCTCGATGACAAATCATCGGCACTACACATCTTCGAGCGCCTGGAGGCCGCGCTTCACATACACCGTGGCTCTACTTCTGATTGA